The genomic window TACCGAGCCTGACATACGAAGGTGTGGTCACCGTGAAACGAACTTCCTCCAAGCCAACCTTAGCGGTCGTTGCGAACGAAGCCAACAAAGGGGAAACCGCTGCAACGACCTGCCTCGCGACGATAGAAGCTGCCGTAACTGGCGAGACCGCCGGCAACACAGCAGTCAGCATTGTGAAGGAGGTATGAGTGTGAGTAAGTCCGCAAGTCACGTACTGCTTCTCTCCACCAGTGCGGTAGGCATATGCCAGCATTGGCGGGCCAGCGCCCAAGCAGGCTATGCTGTCTGCGAACTCTCTTAGATATCTGCAAAGCGCTCCAACTGCCTCATGCAACCACAGAAACGAATGTAGGGCAATCAGCCGGCGCTGAACCGCGTCGGCAAGATCAGTCATGCGGAATTGAGGTGTGAATGCATCCAGGTACTCAGCGTCCGCCAGGTACTGCGCCATCTTCCCCTTCGGCATGTCGGCGTCGATCCGCAAGCAAACGATGGCCAAACCATTGCCTACCGCAATCGCAAGCTGGTCAAGTACCTGCTGAGATTCGTCAGAATTCCTTGAAATCACAAGCACGACGATTCTCGCGGTGGCCACCGCGTCCACAACAGCATACCCCCAACAGCCGAAGGCGTCGCGCGGGGCATACCAACAGCGGACCCCGCGACCTTCCAAGGTCGCACAGACAGCATCCGCAATCGCCTTGTCCTCGCTCGCGTAGCTGATGAAAACGTCGTGGGCCACGGTCTAGCCTCGCAGCATCATACGCCGACCGCCGTGCAGGCCAATACCAACCCGGTACTCCTCGCGCAGCCTCGGGAACACGAACCGGACCAGGTGGTCCCGCTCGGCCTGCATGTCTCTGAATGTCGATGAGATGAATACCCGAACCGTCCGCCAGGTCTGCGACGAGGACGGTTTCAGGTTATCAGGTTTCATGTTAGCAGGTTTCTGATCCTAGGCAGGTAGGTTCCAGGTTAGCAGGTCGCTGGCTGTTGGGTTCCAGGCTGGCAGGTTGCGGGTTGTCGGGTGTCATGTGCACAAGTCCAGACGTGCAACCCTTTCAGGTCTTCTGGCGGTCAGTCTTTTTCAGATACCGGATGAAGGAGGCTACCTGTCTGGAAACCGTGGTAGCGGCATCTGAGAGGGCACGAAACTCGGAATCGTCCAGATACCCAAGGTCTTGTGCCGCATACGCGAGCGAACGCACTTCACCGGCCGAACCTCGGGCAATGAAGAGGAACTGCGTGAATTCCTTGTGGCTGCCGCGCTCGAA from candidate division WOR-3 bacterium includes these protein-coding regions:
- a CDS encoding toll/interleukin-1 receptor domain-containing protein: MAHDVFISYASEDKAIADAVCATLEGRGVRCWYAPRDAFGCWGYAVVDAVATARIVVLVISRNSDESQQVLDQLAIAVGNGLAIVCLRIDADMPKGKMAQYLADAEYLDAFTPQFRMTDLADAVQRRLIALHSFLWLHEAVGALCRYLREFADSIACLGAGPPMLAYAYRTGGEKQYVTCGLTHTHTSFTMLTAVLPAVSPVTAASIVARQVVAAVSPLLASFATTAKVGLEEVRFTVTTPSYVRLGSEFTLSVWVHPEGELNEVMEQAQKASALPVVGRSQGPAKLERG
- a CDS encoding DUF4062 domain-containing protein, with the protein product MKPDNLKPSSSQTWRTVRVFISSTFRDMQAERDHLVRFVFPRLREEYRVGIGLHGGRRMMLRG
- a CDS encoding four helix bundle protein — encoded protein: MARIERFEDIEAWQNARELVKQVYKVTRRAGFARDFELKDQMQRAAVSIMSNIAEGFERGSHKEFTQFLFIARGSAGEVRSLAYAAQDLGYLDDSEFRALSDAATTVSRQVASFIRYLKKTDRQKT